The following proteins come from a genomic window of Tepidiforma thermophila:
- a CDS encoding GNAT family N-acetyltransferase, producing MPGHIQVRPLLDDDLPACATLLAARHRADRARLPFLEGTLEDPAAAGEVLGAICRGQFAEGVVAVRDGRVVGFCAANRVFIAPTDFAAQFVPPRSAMVPVLGHAVAAGENATDIYRLLYAALAGRWVRDGLLIHRVEVVPGDRETEEAWVNLGFGRTMTAATRLTGAPVDGRPAAGVRVDRATPEDIAAVRQLSLELMEHHRSSPMFWPAIPETEPAMERFLQASLAGETPTFLAWEGERAIGMQSFLLPGFTPPNVRNDQRLYLFEGVVARAARGGGVGTALLRASMAWAAASGHELCTLHWASGNYSGAPFWLAHGFVPVQHTMERRIDERALWARGEPGHTG from the coding sequence ATGCCCGGTCACATCCAGGTCCGCCCCCTGCTTGATGACGACCTGCCCGCGTGTGCGACGCTGCTCGCCGCCCGTCACCGTGCCGACCGCGCGCGTCTCCCTTTCCTCGAAGGGACGCTGGAGGACCCGGCGGCGGCTGGCGAGGTGCTGGGCGCCATCTGCCGCGGGCAGTTTGCGGAAGGTGTGGTCGCAGTCCGGGATGGGCGCGTGGTCGGCTTCTGCGCGGCGAACCGGGTGTTCATCGCGCCGACGGACTTCGCCGCGCAGTTTGTGCCGCCCCGCTCCGCGATGGTGCCGGTGCTGGGGCACGCAGTCGCCGCGGGCGAAAACGCCACCGACATCTACCGGCTGCTGTACGCAGCGCTGGCCGGCCGCTGGGTTCGCGATGGGTTGCTTATTCACCGCGTGGAAGTGGTTCCTGGCGACCGGGAGACGGAAGAGGCCTGGGTGAATCTCGGATTCGGGCGGACGATGACCGCGGCCACGCGGCTGACCGGCGCTCCGGTCGACGGGCGGCCCGCCGCAGGCGTACGGGTCGACCGGGCGACGCCGGAAGATATCGCGGCAGTGCGGCAGCTCAGCCTCGAGCTGATGGAGCACCACCGGAGTTCGCCGATGTTCTGGCCGGCGATACCGGAGACGGAGCCTGCGATGGAGCGGTTCCTGCAGGCATCGCTGGCAGGCGAAACGCCAACGTTCCTGGCGTGGGAGGGCGAACGCGCCATTGGTATGCAGTCGTTCCTGCTGCCGGGGTTTACGCCGCCCAATGTCCGTAACGACCAGCGGCTCTACCTGTTCGAAGGCGTCGTGGCACGGGCGGCCCGGGGCGGCGGCGTGGGGACGGCCCTGCTGCGGGCATCGATGGCGTGGGCGGCGGCGAGCGGCCATGAGCTATGCACGCTCCACTGGGCCTCGGGCAACTATTCGGGCGCGCCGTTTTGGCTGGCGCACGGCTTCGTGCCCGTGCAGCACACCATGGAGCGGCGCATCGATGAGCGGGCGCTCTGGGCGCGGGGTGAACCGGGCCATACCGGATAA
- a CDS encoding DUF167 domain-containing protein, which produces MTRLTVWVTPRGGRDAVEGFEAGGTLRVRVRAAPADGQANAAVAALLAKALGLPGRDVVLVRGGASRVKVFEVPLSVEDVRARLAGSGG; this is translated from the coding sequence ATGACGAGACTGACGGTATGGGTGACCCCGCGCGGCGGCCGGGATGCCGTGGAGGGGTTCGAGGCGGGTGGCACACTGCGGGTACGTGTCCGTGCGGCACCTGCCGATGGGCAGGCGAACGCGGCCGTGGCCGCTTTGCTGGCGAAGGCGCTGGGGCTGCCGGGGCGCGATGTCGTACTGGTGAGGGGCGGCGCGTCTCGGGTGAAGGTGTTTGAGGTGCCGCTCAGCGTCGAGGACGTACGGGCGCGCCTCGCCGGCTCCGGCGGCTAA
- a CDS encoding CAP domain-containing protein has translation MPAAVSQPREFVSVEDRAVELLAAMNAARAQAGLEPLTWDSDLAAVALARAGDLIEHDYFDHYGPDGRSAFSELAARGIRYGLAGENLARNNYAEAKTVQAAFQGLMGSPGHRANILEPRFSRVGVAAVRAGRVWLYVTIFTD, from the coding sequence ATGCCCGCGGCCGTGTCGCAGCCGCGGGAGTTCGTCTCCGTCGAGGACCGGGCGGTCGAGCTCCTCGCCGCCATGAACGCAGCCCGCGCCCAGGCAGGGCTCGAACCGCTCACCTGGGACTCCGACCTCGCCGCCGTCGCGCTCGCCCGTGCCGGCGACCTCATCGAGCACGACTACTTCGACCACTACGGGCCTGATGGCCGCAGCGCCTTCTCAGAACTGGCTGCACGCGGGATCCGCTACGGACTGGCCGGCGAGAACCTGGCTCGAAACAATTACGCCGAAGCCAAAACCGTTCAGGCCGCGTTCCAGGGCCTGATGGGGAGCCCCGGCCACCGGGCAAACATCCTCGAGCCCCGGTTCTCCCGGGTCGGCGTCGCAGCCGTCCGCGCTGGCCGGGTCTGGCTCTACGTCACCATCTTCACTGACTGA
- a CDS encoding O-antigen ligase family protein, producing MSVRRTAPADWLLAGAMATALGGVPSVFWPALYDDFTLPKQALLAATGGATVAGFLWGGWRRTMPGWLQGVLGGWLAVVVAAAAAGLDWRGSVFGYYQYRQGIVTQFACAALFAGGWALAASGRWRVFGAGFAGLAAAFAYTAVQAAGKDPFDWWIDTSDRAIGTIGNANELAAFAVISMGLVAFVPARRFAAGAAASWAAALFIVLEAESRSGLAAVLLFFVLVPVARWIAGEAGRPLLRAAPVIGLALGLVTVASLAAGGLEGTAARVSGQATRAETGGSTRLALWEGTLHVIAARPLLGTGPDGLHLGFPRWRPADLGGAYEEYDLIAQSSHNSVLDTAATTGLAGLALLLALVGGCAAASIRAVRRARGGPGPDWPYAWAAMAAYGALTLLNPISLAAHALFFAMLGAMGAAAMARPVQRRPSSWGFLAGVPAAAAGVVIAVALPAADLRAQAGWDAFAGGEFARAAERYEAAARINPFERDYARRETVALVAAASVDPGRLGDAERALRRFDRRFGFGAGDAFNLAAVLVAMGRPPEEVLPVVQRAVALNPHGVATAWYAGQLVQAVHDGGVLVFDETDRWTYVVPLPSIAEEGLP from the coding sequence GTGAGCGTTCGACGAACAGCGCCGGCCGACTGGCTGCTGGCCGGCGCGATGGCGACGGCGCTGGGCGGCGTCCCCTCAGTGTTCTGGCCGGCACTCTATGACGATTTCACCCTGCCGAAGCAGGCGCTGCTCGCGGCCACCGGCGGCGCGACCGTGGCCGGCTTCCTCTGGGGCGGCTGGCGGCGGACCATGCCCGGGTGGCTCCAGGGCGTGCTCGGTGGATGGCTGGCGGTCGTGGTCGCAGCTGCGGCCGCAGGGCTCGACTGGCGGGGGAGCGTGTTCGGCTACTACCAGTATCGGCAGGGCATCGTGACGCAGTTTGCCTGTGCGGCGCTCTTCGCCGGGGGCTGGGCGCTGGCGGCATCCGGCCGCTGGCGGGTTTTCGGGGCAGGATTCGCCGGGCTTGCAGCCGCGTTCGCCTACACAGCGGTCCAGGCAGCCGGAAAGGACCCGTTCGACTGGTGGATCGACACCTCGGACCGGGCGATCGGGACGATTGGCAACGCCAACGAGCTCGCGGCGTTTGCGGTTATCTCGATGGGCCTCGTGGCCTTTGTGCCCGCGCGGCGGTTCGCGGCCGGTGCAGCGGCGAGCTGGGCGGCAGCGCTCTTCATCGTGCTCGAGGCAGAGAGCCGGTCGGGATTGGCCGCGGTGCTGCTGTTTTTCGTCCTCGTGCCTGTGGCCCGGTGGATTGCGGGCGAGGCCGGGCGGCCGCTGCTGCGTGCTGCGCCGGTCATCGGCCTTGCGCTCGGGCTGGTAACGGTCGCGTCACTGGCCGCCGGCGGGCTCGAGGGCACCGCGGCGCGGGTTTCGGGGCAGGCCACCCGGGCGGAAACCGGCGGCTCGACGCGGCTGGCCCTGTGGGAAGGCACGCTCCACGTCATTGCGGCGCGGCCGTTGCTCGGGACGGGGCCTGACGGCCTCCACCTCGGCTTTCCGCGCTGGCGGCCGGCCGACCTGGGCGGCGCCTACGAGGAGTATGACCTCATCGCCCAGAGCTCCCACAACTCCGTGCTGGATACGGCAGCAACCACCGGCCTTGCCGGGCTGGCGCTGCTGCTCGCGCTGGTCGGCGGATGTGCGGCGGCGTCAATCCGGGCAGTGCGCCGCGCCCGGGGCGGGCCGGGCCCTGACTGGCCGTATGCGTGGGCGGCGATGGCAGCCTACGGCGCGCTGACCCTGCTCAACCCAATTTCGCTGGCCGCGCATGCGCTGTTCTTTGCCATGCTGGGGGCCATGGGAGCGGCAGCAATGGCCCGGCCAGTGCAGCGGCGGCCGAGCTCCTGGGGATTCCTCGCCGGGGTGCCCGCGGCAGCGGCGGGGGTCGTCATCGCGGTCGCCCTGCCGGCCGCCGACCTGCGCGCACAGGCGGGCTGGGATGCGTTTGCGGGCGGCGAGTTTGCCCGTGCAGCGGAGCGGTACGAGGCGGCGGCGCGGATCAATCCGTTCGAGCGGGACTACGCAAGGCGGGAGACCGTCGCCCTGGTGGCCGCCGCATCGGTCGACCCGGGCCGGCTGGGGGATGCTGAGCGGGCGCTGCGCCGATTCGACCGGCGGTTCGGCTTCGGAGCGGGCGATGCGTTCAACCTGGCGGCCGTGCTGGTCGCCATGGGGCGCCCGCCCGAGGAAGTGCTTCCCGTCGTCCAGCGCGCAGTTGCGCTCAACCCGCACGGGGTGGCGACCGCGTGGTACGCCGGGCAGCTGGTCCAGGCGGTGCACGATGGCGGGGTGCTCGTCTTCGACGAAACGGACCGGTGGACGTACGTGGTGCCGCTGCCGTCGATCGCCGAGGAGGGGCTGCCGTAG
- a CDS encoding methyl-accepting chemotaxis protein, which yields MSTQRLTEMLEVTPSDQALRQRWLQLTDRDVALIREAAVFLRPRADDIVRRFYDHSFAFPEFVRKVEESRSSRARLEAAQKDYFLRLLEARFDNEYFEHRLRVGATHAVLNIEPRWNVGNYAVYSRLVFDELAKKLKGQKLIETIEAFAKVFMLDASLAVETYISEGVLARLVDACKLVNGAAGSMREGTAQVDAAAREIANATQEVARGATVQSSSLSDLSGQMRSLADGVNEVAMAASAQADGLREAAGTAESVRTALSGVAASARAAAQKGEGSLAAAREGMTAVQQTVDAMNTIREAVRGTAGEIEELGRRGSEIGAIVQVIEDIASQTNLLALNAAIEAARAGEQGRGFAVVAENVRSLAERTAVATKEIAGLIAAVQQGTGQAVRAMEASVRDVEVGAARANEAGAALSRIVDSATDVNAEIERIAAAAAGMQEGVESLAIQVRDVAAIADRLAGLAAEMRGRSDRAVEAITSTSAVAEESAAASEQVSASVEEVTAQVSELAGLAQKLTEVSRDMAAFLARFGALAHDSEGRSYRAAA from the coding sequence TTGTCTACGCAGCGTCTGACCGAAATGCTCGAGGTAACGCCGTCCGACCAGGCCCTTCGCCAGCGCTGGCTGCAGCTCACCGACCGCGATGTGGCCCTCATCCGCGAGGCAGCTGTCTTTCTCCGCCCCCGCGCTGACGACATCGTCCGTCGCTTCTACGACCACTCCTTCGCCTTCCCCGAGTTTGTCCGCAAGGTCGAAGAGTCCAGGTCGAGCAGGGCCCGACTCGAGGCTGCCCAAAAGGATTACTTCCTCCGCCTCCTTGAAGCACGGTTCGACAACGAATACTTCGAGCACCGCCTCCGTGTCGGTGCTACCCATGCAGTGTTGAACATCGAGCCGCGCTGGAACGTTGGCAACTACGCCGTCTATTCGAGGCTGGTCTTCGATGAGCTGGCCAAAAAGCTCAAGGGCCAGAAGCTGATCGAGACAATCGAAGCCTTCGCCAAGGTCTTCATGCTCGACGCCAGCCTTGCGGTCGAAACCTACATTTCAGAGGGTGTCCTGGCGCGCCTCGTCGACGCCTGTAAACTCGTGAACGGTGCTGCTGGCTCCATGCGCGAAGGTACCGCGCAGGTCGATGCCGCCGCCCGCGAAATCGCCAACGCCACCCAGGAAGTCGCCCGCGGAGCAACCGTCCAGTCGTCGTCGCTCTCGGATCTCAGCGGCCAGATGCGCTCCCTCGCCGACGGGGTCAATGAGGTCGCAATGGCTGCCTCGGCGCAGGCCGATGGCCTCCGCGAGGCTGCCGGCACGGCCGAATCCGTCCGCACCGCGCTTTCCGGCGTCGCAGCATCGGCCCGTGCCGCCGCCCAGAAGGGCGAGGGCTCCCTCGCCGCCGCCCGCGAGGGCATGACCGCCGTCCAGCAAACCGTCGACGCCATGAACACCATCCGCGAGGCCGTGCGCGGCACCGCCGGCGAAATCGAGGAGCTCGGCCGCCGCGGGTCCGAAATCGGCGCCATCGTCCAGGTTATCGAGGACATCGCCAGCCAGACCAACCTCCTCGCTTTGAACGCCGCCATCGAGGCCGCCCGCGCCGGCGAGCAGGGCCGCGGCTTTGCCGTCGTCGCCGAGAACGTCCGCTCCCTCGCCGAGCGCACCGCCGTCGCCACGAAGGAGATCGCTGGCCTCATCGCGGCAGTCCAGCAGGGAACTGGTCAGGCTGTCCGTGCCATGGAGGCGTCCGTCCGCGACGTCGAAGTCGGTGCCGCCCGCGCGAACGAAGCCGGCGCGGCGCTCTCCCGGATCGTTGATTCCGCGACCGACGTCAACGCCGAAATCGAGCGGATCGCCGCCGCAGCCGCGGGCATGCAGGAGGGCGTCGAGTCGCTTGCCATCCAGGTCCGCGACGTCGCCGCCATCGCCGACCGGCTCGCCGGCCTCGCCGCCGAGATGCGCGGCCGCAGCGACCGGGCCGTCGAGGCGATCACCTCAACGTCCGCCGTCGCCGAGGAGTCCGCGGCGGCCAGCGAGCAGGTGTCCGCCAGCGTCGAGGAGGTCACTGCCCAGGTCAGCGAACTCGCCGGCCTCGCCCAGAAGCTCACCGAGGTCTCGCGCGACATGGCTGCCTTCCTCGCCCGGTTCGGCGCCCTCGCGCACGACTCCGAGGGGCGGAGCTACCGCGCTGCCGCTTAG
- a CDS encoding regulatory protein RecX, whose product MDESASPQVPRVVSMSPAGRGRLRIVALSDGRELVFSDEACERAGLAVGMAADADLLAQLDHEERRANAHEAALRLLDARPRSEHEMRTRLALRGFDPETVAHEIERLRSAGLLDDARFARAWVEDRMRVSPRGTAMLRYELLGRGIDPEAAAAATDGIDDLELARSLAIQRGRRYVDRSHEEFLAKVGGFLRRRGFDYRVTAEALRTAWEQLAGDRPGPDIADAP is encoded by the coding sequence ATGGACGAGTCAGCAAGTCCCCAGGTTCCCCGCGTCGTCTCAATGAGCCCGGCCGGCCGCGGCAGGCTCCGTATCGTTGCGCTCAGCGACGGCCGCGAGCTCGTCTTCTCCGACGAGGCTTGCGAACGGGCCGGCCTGGCTGTCGGCATGGCTGCAGACGCCGACCTGCTCGCGCAGCTCGACCACGAAGAACGCCGTGCCAATGCGCACGAGGCCGCCCTCCGGCTCCTCGACGCCCGCCCGCGCTCCGAGCATGAGATGCGCACCCGCCTCGCCCTCCGCGGGTTTGACCCCGAGACGGTCGCCCACGAAATCGAGCGGCTCCGCAGCGCCGGCCTCCTCGACGATGCCCGCTTCGCCCGCGCCTGGGTCGAAGACCGGATGCGCGTCTCCCCGCGCGGCACCGCCATGCTCCGCTACGAACTCCTCGGCCGCGGCATCGATCCCGAGGCAGCAGCCGCTGCCACCGACGGCATTGACGACCTGGAACTGGCCCGCTCGCTCGCCATCCAGCGCGGACGCCGCTACGTTGACCGCTCCCACGAGGAGTTCCTCGCGAAGGTTGGGGGCTTCCTCCGTCGCCGCGGCTTCGATTACCGCGTCACCGCCGAAGCCCTGCGCACCGCCTGGGAACAGCTTGCAGGCGACCGCCCGGGCCCCGATATCGCCGACGCACCGTAA
- a CDS encoding glycine--tRNA ligase yields MPAPDLETIVSLAKRRGFVFPSAEIYGGFANAYDYGPLGVELKRNIREAWWRSMVQERDDVVGLDAALITNPLVWVGSGHVANFTDPLVDCKRCQRRFRADHLEEGAYGEVPRDANGNPLCPYDGGELTEPRQFNMMFRTQVGPVADEANMAYLPPETAQGIFVNFVNVQQSMRRKLPFGIAQTRVSFRNEITPGRFIFRTLEFEQMEMEYFCMPPRDRDNPVEYLALHRQWVEERLRWYIEVIGIAPERLRLRDHDKDELSHYSAATTDIEYLFPWGWGELEGIAARTDFDLSSHAKLSGQPLTYFDEDTGQHVVPWVIEPAAGLTRTLAVVLLDAYSEEPDEKGEKRVVLKFKPRLAPIKVAVLPLSKNDALRPTARRVYDMLRPLWMTQYDETQSIGRRYRRQDEIGTPCCVTIDFQTVGEDGQPGDDCVTIRDRDTQAQVRVPISGLVAALEERVPRC; encoded by the coding sequence GTGCCAGCACCCGACCTTGAGACGATTGTCTCGCTCGCGAAGCGTCGCGGCTTCGTTTTCCCATCGGCCGAAATTTATGGCGGATTCGCCAATGCGTACGACTACGGGCCGCTTGGGGTGGAGTTGAAGCGGAATATCCGCGAAGCGTGGTGGCGCTCGATGGTGCAGGAGCGCGACGACGTCGTCGGGCTGGATGCTGCGCTGATTACCAATCCGCTGGTGTGGGTTGGGAGCGGCCACGTTGCGAACTTCACGGACCCGCTGGTCGACTGCAAACGGTGCCAGCGGCGGTTCCGGGCCGACCACCTCGAGGAGGGGGCCTACGGCGAGGTACCGCGTGATGCGAACGGGAATCCTCTGTGTCCATACGACGGCGGGGAGCTGACGGAGCCCCGCCAGTTCAACATGATGTTCCGCACGCAGGTGGGGCCGGTGGCCGACGAGGCGAACATGGCCTACCTGCCGCCGGAGACGGCGCAGGGCATCTTCGTGAACTTCGTCAATGTGCAGCAGTCGATGCGGCGGAAGCTTCCGTTCGGCATCGCACAGACACGGGTGAGCTTCCGCAATGAGATCACCCCGGGCCGGTTCATCTTCCGGACGCTCGAGTTCGAGCAGATGGAGATGGAGTACTTCTGCATGCCGCCGCGGGACCGCGACAACCCGGTCGAGTACCTGGCGCTCCACCGGCAGTGGGTCGAGGAGCGGCTGCGCTGGTACATCGAGGTGATCGGCATTGCGCCCGAGCGGCTCCGGCTGCGGGACCACGACAAGGACGAGCTTTCGCACTACAGCGCGGCCACAACGGACATTGAGTATCTTTTCCCCTGGGGCTGGGGCGAACTCGAAGGGATCGCAGCGCGGACCGATTTCGACCTGAGCTCCCACGCGAAGCTGAGCGGCCAGCCGCTCACGTACTTCGACGAGGATACGGGACAGCACGTCGTTCCCTGGGTGATCGAGCCGGCGGCCGGGCTGACGCGCACGCTCGCGGTGGTGCTGCTGGACGCCTACAGCGAGGAGCCGGACGAAAAGGGCGAGAAGCGGGTAGTGCTGAAGTTCAAGCCGCGGCTTGCGCCCATCAAGGTGGCGGTGCTGCCGCTTTCGAAAAATGATGCGCTCCGGCCCACGGCCCGCCGGGTGTATGACATGCTGCGGCCGCTCTGGATGACCCAGTACGACGAGACGCAAAGCATCGGGCGGCGGTACCGGCGGCAGGACGAGATTGGCACGCCATGCTGCGTCACGATTGACTTCCAGACGGTCGGCGAGGACGGCCAGCCGGGAGATGACTGCGTGACCATCCGCGACCGGGACACGCAAGCGCAGGTCCGGGTACCGATCAGCGGGCTGGTGGCCGCGCTCGAGGAGCGGGTCCCGCGCTGCTAG
- a CDS encoding response regulator transcription factor, protein MPDLRMRDTAELPPPVGLRVAVVSQGLDRAFDRARELEASGYRVAAFGDPAGAAAAFERAEPDAVVVDLGREVGFPSEAIARLRRATRVPVIAVGCTGTTAEMLRCFEAGADEYCRPPCSTDEIDLRLRALLRRIEMTAGSAVRSNGKTPGRVRVGAIEIDPASQTVWKDGREVPLSPTEYRLLWTLAEHAGEVVPSKALIARVWGNQYTGETHYLRLYIRYLRQKLEDDPSRPVYIVNRWGAGYALEEPKPTAVAV, encoded by the coding sequence ATGCCCGATCTGCGGATGCGTGATACCGCGGAGCTGCCGCCGCCCGTCGGACTGCGCGTGGCCGTGGTTTCGCAGGGGCTCGACCGGGCGTTTGACCGCGCCCGGGAGCTGGAGGCGAGCGGCTACCGGGTTGCCGCCTTCGGGGACCCGGCCGGCGCTGCGGCGGCCTTCGAGCGGGCCGAGCCCGACGCCGTGGTCGTCGACCTCGGCAGGGAGGTCGGGTTCCCATCCGAGGCGATCGCCCGGCTGCGGCGGGCGACCCGGGTACCGGTCATCGCTGTGGGATGCACGGGTACGACGGCCGAAATGCTGCGATGCTTCGAGGCGGGGGCCGACGAATACTGCCGGCCGCCCTGCAGCACAGACGAAATCGACCTGCGGCTGCGGGCGCTGCTGCGGCGCATCGAGATGACGGCCGGCAGCGCGGTCCGGTCCAACGGAAAGACGCCGGGGCGGGTACGCGTGGGAGCGATCGAGATCGACCCGGCATCGCAGACGGTGTGGAAGGATGGGCGCGAGGTGCCGCTATCGCCGACGGAGTACCGCCTGCTCTGGACCCTGGCCGAGCACGCGGGCGAGGTCGTGCCATCAAAGGCGCTCATTGCGCGGGTGTGGGGGAACCAGTACACCGGCGAGACGCACTACCTGCGGCTGTACATCCGCTACCTGCGTCAGAAGCTGGAAGATGACCCGAGCCGGCCGGTCTACATCGTCAACCGCTGGGGCGCAGGGTACGCGCTGGAAGAGCCGAAGCCCACGGCCGTCGCGGTCTAG
- a CDS encoding DinB family protein, with translation MPRTAHEILRTSLRSMHDLLDKAVEGMTAEQLNFRPKEGGVSAFFSLWHYVRTEDNIINWVAQQKPTVWLEGNYHEYFGLPRTSQGTGMTAEEANDIRISDVAKWHEYQQKVWEATDRYLASMSPEEFDERKVTIKPLGEMSLWDGIYGVCLSHGYRHVGEIEYVRGVQGLGGLTI, from the coding sequence ATGCCCCGCACTGCGCATGAGATTCTGCGGACGTCACTCAGGTCGATGCACGACCTGCTCGATAAGGCGGTCGAAGGGATGACCGCCGAGCAGCTGAACTTTCGACCGAAGGAGGGGGGCGTGAGCGCCTTCTTCAGCCTGTGGCATTACGTCCGCACCGAGGACAACATCATCAACTGGGTGGCCCAGCAGAAGCCGACCGTGTGGCTGGAGGGAAACTACCACGAGTACTTCGGCCTGCCGCGCACCAGCCAGGGCACGGGCATGACAGCCGAGGAGGCGAACGACATCCGGATTTCCGACGTGGCGAAGTGGCACGAGTACCAGCAGAAGGTCTGGGAAGCGACCGACCGATACCTCGCCAGCATGTCGCCCGAGGAGTTCGACGAGCGGAAAGTCACGATCAAGCCGCTCGGGGAGATGTCGCTTTGGGACGGCATCTACGGTGTGTGCCTGAGCCACGGATACCGCCACGTGGGCGAGATTGAGTACGTGCGGGGCGTGCAGGGGCTCGGCGGCCTGACGATTTAG
- a CDS encoding 5'-3' exonuclease, which translates to MLLVLDGNNLAWAGFHALRRPMGAHTPERKQRAALLGLAQAVFGALVRAGEPPDGRPGAQGRLLDSPRAVTGLAIAFDAGRPVRRRAIFPAYQTGRESDPAFAENEPSILAAIGAFIELAAMLPIEVLRGENTEADDLIAARALAEDGPVRIVSTDRDFLQLVDDRISVYSPVKKVVITAENFAEQTAPRDAAGRPTAFPRERYLDYRAASGDASDDLPGIPGVGALTAARLLAEAPLDAYFEEPGRAAGVLGRRNAKLEAAIASGEARAVADRNRALMDLRAAAAGFPSLEGFRRVGRWDAAGFRAWLEEQRALGVEREATAAAFERLAEATEAAGGR; encoded by the coding sequence GTGCTCCTGGTGCTGGACGGCAACAATCTCGCGTGGGCAGGCTTCCATGCGTTGCGGCGGCCCATGGGCGCCCACACGCCCGAGCGAAAGCAGCGGGCGGCGCTGCTCGGGCTGGCGCAGGCGGTGTTCGGCGCGCTGGTGCGTGCCGGTGAGCCGCCGGACGGCCGGCCGGGCGCGCAGGGGCGGTTGCTGGACTCCCCCAGGGCCGTGACCGGGCTCGCCATCGCCTTCGATGCGGGACGCCCGGTGCGGCGGCGGGCGATCTTCCCCGCGTACCAGACCGGACGGGAGTCGGATCCGGCATTCGCCGAGAACGAGCCGTCCATCCTCGCCGCCATCGGCGCGTTCATTGAACTGGCGGCGATGCTGCCCATCGAAGTCCTGCGGGGCGAGAACACCGAAGCGGACGACCTGATCGCCGCCCGCGCACTGGCGGAGGATGGCCCCGTCCGGATCGTTTCCACGGACCGCGACTTCCTCCAGCTTGTCGATGACCGCATTTCGGTCTACTCGCCGGTGAAGAAGGTCGTCATTACCGCGGAGAACTTCGCGGAGCAGACTGCTCCGCGGGACGCGGCAGGTAGGCCGACGGCGTTTCCGCGGGAGCGGTACCTCGACTACCGGGCGGCCAGCGGGGACGCATCCGACGACCTGCCGGGAATTCCGGGCGTTGGGGCACTGACGGCCGCGCGGCTGCTGGCGGAGGCGCCGCTGGATGCCTATTTCGAAGAGCCGGGACGTGCAGCCGGCGTGCTGGGCCGGCGGAATGCGAAGCTGGAGGCTGCAATCGCGAGCGGGGAGGCGCGAGCAGTGGCCGACCGTAACCGCGCATTGATGGACCTCCGGGCGGCGGCCGCCGGCTTCCCGTCGCTGGAGGGATTCCGGCGGGTCGGCCGGTGGGACGCTGCCGGCTTCCGCGCCTGGCTGGAGGAGCAGCGGGCGCTCGGGGTGGAGCGCGAGGCAACGGCTGCGGCCTTCGAACGGCTTGCGGAGGCGACCGAAGCGGCCGGCGGGCGGTAG
- the recA gene encoding recombinase RecA, with the protein MADADRARALELALSQIEKQFGRGAIIKLGDAEANQTEVISSGSLALDIALGVGGIPRGRVTEIFGPESAGKSTLAQHVMAEAQKMGGTAAYIDVEHAMDPGYARDLGIKLEDLLVAQPDTGEQALEICETLVRSNAVDVIVVDSVAALVPRAEIEGEMGDAHVGLQARLMSQALRKLTATIARTSTAVIFINQLREKVGVVFGNPEVTPGGRALKFYASVRIDIRPVDSIKRGPDIVGRRVKAKIVKNKVAPPFRQAEFDIMFEPPRGISRTGDILDLGVEHGILTKSGAFYSYGDMRIGQGRENAKQFLDDNPELAVEIENEIRRQVGLPIREVRGEQLVER; encoded by the coding sequence ATGGCAGATGCAGACCGCGCTCGCGCGCTCGAACTCGCGCTCTCCCAGATTGAAAAGCAGTTCGGGCGCGGCGCCATCATCAAGCTCGGCGACGCCGAGGCGAACCAGACCGAAGTGATCTCCTCCGGCTCCCTCGCGCTCGATATCGCCCTCGGCGTCGGCGGCATCCCCCGCGGGCGGGTCACCGAAATCTTTGGTCCCGAGTCGGCCGGCAAGAGCACCCTTGCCCAGCACGTCATGGCCGAGGCGCAAAAGATGGGCGGCACCGCCGCCTACATCGACGTCGAACATGCCATGGACCCCGGCTACGCCCGCGACCTCGGCATCAAGCTCGAAGACCTCCTCGTTGCCCAGCCCGATACCGGCGAGCAGGCCCTCGAGATCTGCGAAACCCTCGTCCGCTCCAATGCGGTCGATGTCATTGTCGTCGACTCCGTCGCTGCCCTCGTGCCCCGGGCCGAGATCGAAGGCGAAATGGGCGATGCCCACGTCGGCCTCCAGGCGCGCCTCATGTCCCAGGCCCTCCGGAAGCTGACCGCTACCATCGCCCGGACCAGCACCGCGGTGATCTTCATCAACCAGCTTCGCGAAAAGGTCGGCGTCGTCTTCGGCAACCCGGAGGTGACCCCCGGCGGCCGTGCGCTCAAGTTCTACGCCTCGGTCCGCATCGACATCCGGCCCGTCGACTCCATCAAACGCGGCCCCGACATTGTCGGGCGCAGGGTCAAAGCCAAGATTGTCAAGAACAAGGTCGCACCGCCCTTCCGCCAGGCCGAGTTCGACATCATGTTCGAGCCCCCGCGAGGCATCTCCCGCACCGGCGATATCCTCGACCTCGGGGTTGAGCATGGCATCCTGACCAAGAGCGGCGCATTCTATTCCTACGGCGATATGCGCATCGGCCAGGGTCGCGAGAACGCAAAACAGTTCCTCGACGATAACCCCGAACTCGCCGTCGAAATCGAAAACGAAATCCGCCGCCAGGTTGGGCTCCCAATCCGCGAAGTACGAGGTGAGCAGCTGGTGGAACGGTAG